The window ACTTTAGTTCATTCAGCCATAAACTAGAATTATTACTTGGCTTGCTCTCTCCATTGGactattatgaggattaaattagataaaaattCTTGATAAACATAGAGCACTATAAATGTGAGgttattttaaagttcattatGATAGCTAAATTATTTGCTGTCATAGAACATTCTcaaaagttcctttttctttatttcagttcCTCTACTGCTTGAATGAAATAGGAATATAAATGTAATGCGGCTTCTGTTCTGAACCTCTTTActgtcctctcttttttcttatttaacaatatttaaattcagaaaacatCTTATTTTTGCTCATTGTCCTCTCTGTAGGAAATATGGGATTTTTTCCTTGACATACCCTTGGAGAGTGACTACATAATGTTCACCATAAACAATAGATGGCATTGTCCCAAACTGTGGTTATAAGGAATTACCATCATCCAGGTGGAGGAGACAGGAAATAAAGTCTTTCTTAGTGGctataaaatatccaaaattacAATTAGCACAGTCAAAACAACTCTGTTGCTACTAGCTCTACATTCCATGTTTGGCATGTCATAGAAACTCATTTTACATACAGTTCATTAGTTAAATAGCTTTTATGCCATAATATTATTTACTTCATAAGTTAACAATAGATCTTCATTAATTGTGGGTTTCACATGAAAGAAgcataataaaatgtgtttggacTGGCCAGCTTAAATAGTGATAAAAAGATAGTTGAGTAAATTACTGGACCCTTTACCAAGTGGGCTGGAAATAATAGCTCACATAAAGAAATGGCAACAATATGCAAGTGGTAACTtgtgtataagaaaaaaatacagtgaaattaGTTGCTTTTAAATGTTACTCTTTTCAACTAAGCACTTTTAAAGCATATAAATCTTTGGTAGTATcaaggtctttttaaaagattgtcaTGTTCTCAGAATGACatattcatgttttttatttttaggtgagTTAACCCCTTCAAATAGTTATTTAAGTCACCTTGGTATTTACAGAgacggcttttttttttttttttttttttaatgcacttctATTTTCACTGGACAGTTTCACTTTCTTGAGGGATGCTTTTTATAATAGTTTGAGGATGTGtagtttttcatcatttttatacaACTCTACACCAAATACTCTTTAGGATTAAATAATGTATTCAAATGCCTTATATAGCACCTGGATTAtagttagaaatcaataaattatGCAGTTattattatagatattttaaaaatacaacaaatagtATAAAAACATACAAAGGGCTCTTGTGTATATAAGTCGGACATAAAAAGTTGTCATACTGTTCTCTAAaaattgaatacatttaaaaataataaatggacaaAAGGTGCATTATTAAGTCATTGAGTATTTTCTCTAAATTCAAGGTTGttgaaacaaaagtgaaaatatatattgagtcTGAAAGTAAAATGATTGATTTACTGCAGTATTTCGTGGAGCTAAAAATCTAGGTTTAACTGAGGTCAAAGAAAACTGCTTATTGATTGAGGAAGTTAAAGTATCAAATTATAGGGACATTTTCACCTAAatctagtaaataaatataaactgatATCTTTTTCATGCCTAGCATTTTGCTAGATGCTGATCATAAGATCAGTCTATGCTTTCAAGTATTCTATAATCTagtaatacaattatttttagcTTATGTGACATGTTCATTCTATGTACTATGTTCATTCTAAGTACAAAAATAGAGTAGAAAATGGTTAACCCATTTGATTTGTTGATTTGGTTTATAACTAATGAGTAaactcattttctaatttttttgcatGACTGAAAGGAGTAGCAAAAACATTGAGGATTAAAATGGCCCTTTCCTATCCTTTATAGTGGTTAAagttctttttctgctttctctccttatttttgtcctttatgCCTGCCTTATTCTTAGCATCAGTTTTAACATCGCACTTAACTAAATCAGTCCTGAGCTTAATTCTGTGTTCTCAACTCAGGTCAACATGGATTGTCCAACTTTAGATAAAGATTATAAGGGGGTAGGGAAGATTTGAAGAACCAGATGATGAGGAAAGAATTCCATATGTATTTCTATCCTTAATAAGTCAGTCagttttctcttgaaaaaaaaaaaaaaaaaacaactgcttTTATTGTTAAATATGCATTTGttaattaaattcttaaaacttaattttgaaaataaggaaTCATTGGTTCTGatgttttcatttcctgaaaCATAAATGGATCACTTCTTAACAGCATGTCACTGCCATCCTTCAACTTCTCATTGTTCTGAAATTTGTTTAGTAACTATCACCTTACCAGATTTTAGTGCTTTAGGAAAATAATTCAATGtagttagttttcttttttctttcctttttcttattttctttctctctctctctttcttcctttgttttggggggtatgtacatgttttgttttgtttttttcccttctgccaAAGGATGAAAAACCATCAACAAACTCCATGCTAGGCGTCTGGATTGGTGAGACTGCTATTCCTTGTACCCCAAGTGTAgcaaaaggaaaatcaagagCAAAAATCAGCTGCACAAAGTAAGTTCAAACTTCAGCTTTTCTGACATTCAgtggaggaaatatttttaataatattttgttttggttttgtatatatatcaaaatggttataaatttttttttagttttgacatGAAAATTTTAGACTTAGAATAAttgtaaatgttaaaattttgttttagtatatttaaaaaaaggttaataaatgaatatttatagtgACTCAGAAGTTTTCAtagttaaaatttctaaaatgttttatcaATAGGTTAAAAACACAAAATCGAGAGGAAGAACTTATGAAATTGGCTAAACAATTTGATAAAAATATGGAAGAACTAGATGTGATTCAAGAGCAAAACAAGAGAAATCATGATTTTATCCAGACAATTTCAGAAGCAGAGACTTTAAACAATTATATAGATAATGTACAGATGCAGTTATTACATGATACAGTTCCTGAAATAGATAATGCCATAATAAAGaaaccaggaaaagaaaacaccCAAATATCTGTGGTAAATGATCAAAATAGCAGTCAAAAGCCATTTGATCAAAATGCTGAAGCAGCTTTTAATGCCATTTTTGATGGCTCTACTCAGAAATATAGTGGACAGTTCAGCCAAGATCTGTCCGATGCTTTTTTGAACACGAATAATACTACCTTTGGAAAGAAAAGTGCtttgaaagaggagaaaatcatTATTAATGAAACTCCGGTCACTGAAAACCTGACAGATAAAACCCCAGGATCACTTTTTTGTCAAGAAGATGCTCCTGGAATGACAAAATCATGTGTGACTTCTTATACTGAGAAGCCAGAAGCTTTTAATAAACACCTTGATGCATTTACTACCAGTGATTTTGAGGATGATTGGGAAAACTTACTAAGTAATGAACCTTTTGTTACACAAAATGGCAAAATGTGTGAACTTTTCCCTGCTCCTAAAACATCTGAAAATCCTGATCAAAAgggaatttataattttaacaccaaaaatgataaaaataagtcaAGAATGAATACAAGTCTAGATGCCAGGTTAGGGGATTCAAAAATTTTACAAGATCTCCCTTCAAAGACACATAATGAAGAATCCATAGATTCTGGAAAAGACAGGTTTTCACTAAATCTAAATGATAAACCAAACAAATTATCATCcactggaaataaaattaaatttgagaaaTCTTTCAATAAAACTGTTGTTCAAGACAAAATTCAAGACTGTGCAGTTGCATCTAAtctgacaaaactaaaagaagatACACACACTAAATTTACTTGTaatgcaaatatttctgaaaagtcCACTTTGAACACAGGATATTCTAATGAACGAAAAAATAAGTCCGTTTACAATCAGTCTAGTAAAGCACCTGCTAATATAGATCCTTTTGGTTCTGCAGCTTTGGGCAATGAAACCAGTGTTTATAATCCAAATCAGACTAATGCATCAAAGTTAGGTTCTTTCTTTGATGACTGGAATGATCCGTCATTTGCCAATGAAATTGTTAAAGCATGTCATCAACTAGAGAATACCTGGGAAGCAGATGATGTAGATGATGATTTATTATACCAAGCATGTGATGATATTGAAAGACTAACTCAGCAACAAGATATTAGAAAAGACAGCAAGATATCAGAAAGTAAACTTGAGATCAATTATAGTTCCAGACACGGAGCCAAAAACATGTTTACTACATCTAAACAAGAAAGTCAGTTGGTGCAATCAAAGCATTTGAATCCGAGCAGCATTTCAGGGCACACCTCTTTCACAAATAGCTCACAATTAAATAAACCAgtgaagctggaaaaagaaatttGTGGAAATTCTCCAAGCTTTTTAGGTGCCACAACTAATTTGACAATATACTC is drawn from Canis lupus baileyi chromosome 11, mCanLup2.hap1, whole genome shotgun sequence and contains these coding sequences:
- the ETAA1 gene encoding ewing's tumor-associated antigen 1 isoform X2, producing the protein MLGVWIGETAIPCTPSVAKGKSRAKISCTKLKTQNREEELMKLAKQFDKNMEELDVIQEQNKRNHDFIQTISEAETLNNYIDNVQMQLLHDTVPEIDNAIIKKPGKENTQISVVNDQNSSQKPFDQNAEAAFNAIFDGSTQKYSGQFSQDLSDAFLNTNNTTFGKKSALKEEKIIINETPVTENLTDKTPGSLFCQEDAPGMTKSCVTSYTEKPEAFNKHLDAFTTSDFEDDWENLLSNEPFVTQNGKMCELFPAPKTSENPDQKGIYNFNTKNDKNKSRMNTSLDARLGDSKILQDLPSKTHNEESIDSGKDRFSLNLNDKPNKLSSTGNKIKFEKSFNKTVVQDKIQDCAVASNLTKLKEDTHTKFTCNANISEKSTLNTGYSNERKNKSVYNQSSKAPANIDPFGSAALGNETSVYNPNQTNASKLGSFFDDWNDPSFANEIVKACHQLENTWEADDVDDDLLYQACDDIERLTQQQDIRKDSKISESKLEINYSSRHGAKNMFTTSKQESQLVQSKHLNPSSISGHTSFTNSSQLNKPVKLEKEICGNSPSFLGATTNLTIYSQNSSCQIKNLHYPRNNSDVPIQVNSTESLLTKSSSLNVNSNPWNTETTTYKKKLSTQHLSHRSTTDGAQSDLNRPVIFPKYTFIKMKNSHILSQFNQNCMPGNISDTKITQSLEKNKTPINPFCGKTNQQQSVVKHSESLKQPSKEEEEKNKKYSPEEIQRKRQEALFRRMAKAQASSVKAAPT
- the ETAA1 gene encoding ewing's tumor-associated antigen 1 isoform X1, with the protein product MSRRRKHGDSLGLKNTPLKAAAAAAEEGSSVAEPGKRRLRSAEPRPRPARQREQPPAAASCSKSNPEERYETPKRVPRMDLLSSTFSSPNDPDGQNDIFWDQNSPMTKQLGKGRKKQIYTADSDEISHIVNRIAPQDEKPSTNSMLGVWIGETAIPCTPSVAKGKSRAKISCTKLKTQNREEELMKLAKQFDKNMEELDVIQEQNKRNHDFIQTISEAETLNNYIDNVQMQLLHDTVPEIDNAIIKKPGKENTQISVVNDQNSSQKPFDQNAEAAFNAIFDGSTQKYSGQFSQDLSDAFLNTNNTTFGKKSALKEEKIIINETPVTENLTDKTPGSLFCQEDAPGMTKSCVTSYTEKPEAFNKHLDAFTTSDFEDDWENLLSNEPFVTQNGKMCELFPAPKTSENPDQKGIYNFNTKNDKNKSRMNTSLDARLGDSKILQDLPSKTHNEESIDSGKDRFSLNLNDKPNKLSSTGNKIKFEKSFNKTVVQDKIQDCAVASNLTKLKEDTHTKFTCNANISEKSTLNTGYSNERKNKSVYNQSSKAPANIDPFGSAALGNETSVYNPNQTNASKLGSFFDDWNDPSFANEIVKACHQLENTWEADDVDDDLLYQACDDIERLTQQQDIRKDSKISESKLEINYSSRHGAKNMFTTSKQESQLVQSKHLNPSSISGHTSFTNSSQLNKPVKLEKEICGNSPSFLGATTNLTIYSQNSSCQIKNLHYPRNNSDVPIQVNSTESLLTKSSSLNVNSNPWNTETTTYKKKLSTQHLSHRSTTDGAQSDLNRPVIFPKYTFIKMKNSHILSQFNQNCMPGNISDTKITQSLEKNKTPINPFCGKTNQQQSVVKHSESLKQPSKEEEEKNKKYSPEEIQRKRQEALFRRMAKAQASSVKAAPT